A genomic window from bacterium includes:
- the ybeY gene encoding rRNA maturation RNase YbeY, whose amino-acid sequence MMNNQQGIRQWNIDITSDEQAFTKHEECIRAFLLDCLQELSDEPISSAICHLSVLFTSDPVIQELNATYRGKDQSTDVLSFSQLEGDSVLSQSLGDIVISLDKAKHQATEFGVTIAQELSRLLVHGLLHLFLYDHENVSEEEAMKMFERQDELLRKHEIAHLAL is encoded by the coding sequence ATGATGAATAATCAACAAGGAATTCGGCAGTGGAATATTGATATCACTAGCGACGAACAAGCCTTTACAAAGCACGAGGAGTGCATACGAGCATTTCTACTGGATTGCCTACAAGAATTGTCAGATGAGCCTATCTCCAGCGCAATCTGCCATCTTAGCGTGCTCTTCACCTCCGATCCGGTTATTCAGGAATTAAATGCGACATATCGTGGCAAAGATCAATCAACAGATGTTCTCTCTTTCTCTCAACTGGAAGGGGATTCGGTCCTCTCGCAAAGCCTTGGTGATATCGTCATTTCACTCGATAAAGCCAAACACCAAGCCACGGAGTTCGGAGTCACCATCGCTCAAGAACTCTCTCGACTTCTCGTACATGGCTTACTGCATCTCTTCCTCTATGACCACGAGAATGTCTCTGAAGAAGAGGCTATGAAAATGTTTGAGAGACAAGATGAGCTTCTCCGTAAACATGAAATTGCGCATTTAGCTCTTTAA
- the prfB gene encoding peptide chain release factor 2 (programmed frameshift), whose product MNTLPDRSEIKSQLPQVQQRIEALRGFLDVPTKARRLEELELQTQQSDFWENQEKAQSALRERALCQKALDTMKLIDGLYDDVGTALELSLEEPELIEEAHSSLSKLQQRLSDEEFFCKMSGEFDRSNAIVEFNGGAGGTESMDWANMLLRMYLRWAERKGFQVEELEYNPGEEAGIKSATILIKGEYAYGHLRSEQGVHRLVRISPFDSNARRHTSFASVAVTPEIEEDVDIEIDDKDLRVDTYRSSGAGGQHVNKTDSAVRLTHIPTGLVVACQNERSQHKNRDRAMKLLKAKLYELKRKEQSERMEGIKGERKKVDFGSQIRSYVMQPYQMVKDLRTNHESSNVDDILNGEIDEFIEAYLLNTQVL is encoded by the exons ATGAATACGTTACCCGATCGGTCTGAGATCAAGTCACAACTTCCCCAAGTCCAACAACGCATTGAAGCGTTGAGGGGGTTTCTT GACGTCCCAACGAAAGCGCGAAGACTCGAGGAACTCGAGCTACAGACACAACAAAGTGATTTTTGGGAAAACCAAGAAAAGGCCCAATCAGCCCTAAGAGAAAGAGCCTTATGTCAAAAAGCGCTCGATACGATGAAATTAATCGATGGGCTATACGACGACGTGGGAACAGCGTTAGAGCTCTCGCTTGAAGAGCCTGAGCTAATAGAGGAAGCACATAGCTCCTTAAGCAAACTCCAACAGCGGCTTAGCGACGAAGAATTTTTCTGTAAAATGAGCGGGGAGTTCGATCGCTCTAATGCCATAGTAGAATTCAACGGCGGAGCTGGTGGCACAGAGTCTATGGATTGGGCAAACATGCTCCTTCGTATGTATCTCCGATGGGCAGAACGAAAGGGGTTTCAAGTTGAAGAGCTGGAATATAATCCAGGGGAAGAAGCCGGTATCAAAAGCGCCACAATTCTTATAAAAGGTGAATATGCATATGGGCATCTTCGCTCTGAACAGGGGGTTCATAGGCTTGTAAGAATATCTCCATTCGATTCAAACGCACGGCGACATACCTCCTTTGCATCAGTCGCTGTTACACCCGAGATAGAGGAAGACGTTGATATAGAGATTGATGATAAAGATCTCCGAGTCGATACATATCGTTCTTCAGGAGCGGGGGGACAACATGTAAATAAGACTGATTCAGCCGTTCGGCTAACACATATTCCAACAGGACTTGTTGTTGCATGCCAAAATGAGCGCTCTCAACATAAAAATCGAGACAGAGCGATGAAGCTCTTGAAGGCAAAGCTGTACGAACTCAAGCGTAAAGAGCAATCTGAAAGAATGGAAGGGATTAAAGGAGAGAGGAAAAAGGTAGATTTTGGTTCGCAAATCCGCTCATACGTTATGCAACCGTATCAAATGGTAAAAGACTTAAGAACCAATCATGAATCATCGAATGTTGATGACATTCTTAATGGCGAAATTGATGAGTTTATTGAAGCGTACCTGCTGAACACCCAAGTCCTTTAG
- a CDS encoding HDIG domain-containing protein has translation MNTSMDTQSQNATPPITKFRAFTGIVIAMLCAVSAEFILGSLSAEDILPYAKSGRMALTFLTIYTLHRFALASFSRYSPRLRDLTAIGTIFIGTLLIVWIGRFIALAGTDYLKGMGFDLTNGPLALEFAIPFAAGALLLQAVLGMHVGMFFSVALSITMGVYSPDALVEVPFILSTTLMACLSLSRFRSRSAYIRAGFNISLVSLPFALSAIILEGAHHPLDVILPLGAALLGGILCSFVAAGVTPIVEAIGGYVTDMRLLEMATLDHPLLKELSIQAPGTWNHSMVMGMMVESAADAVGANPVLARVGAYFHDIGKMKKPLYFVENQVGTENRHDKLSCSMSALIIRSHVKDGIELAKAHNLPTPIVDMIPQHHGTSLIEYFYQKAKKELQESSEEGGGSVDKSLYSYPGPKPQTKEAGILMLADGIEAAARTIKEPTPDRIQGMVQKMINKVFASGQLNECDLTLKDLHLIARNFVRILTSIYHQRIAYAEPAEKGVASSTSTTETKSSETKTSDGEEIESESAQEIISQSGNKELSDNTVKIESTSLTDAPSSSSVTEQTTSETNNPSPGKEEEEEAPRKTKEEDLKRLGIT, from the coding sequence CGGTATCTGCGGAGTTTATTCTCGGGTCACTCAGCGCAGAAGATATTCTTCCATATGCGAAGAGCGGACGCATGGCGCTCACGTTCTTAACAATCTATACACTTCATCGTTTTGCACTAGCGAGCTTTAGCCGCTATTCACCGCGGCTTCGAGATCTGACAGCAATTGGCACTATCTTTATCGGGACTTTACTCATTGTCTGGATAGGACGATTTATCGCTCTTGCTGGAACTGACTATCTGAAGGGAATGGGCTTTGACCTTACAAACGGGCCTTTAGCCCTTGAATTTGCCATTCCCTTTGCGGCAGGAGCGCTTCTCCTTCAAGCCGTGCTGGGAATGCATGTTGGAATGTTTTTTAGTGTAGCGCTATCAATCACCATGGGAGTCTACTCTCCAGACGCGCTTGTTGAGGTTCCCTTTATTCTATCAACAACACTCATGGCTTGTTTAAGCCTTTCCCGATTTCGGTCTCGTTCTGCTTATATCAGAGCTGGCTTCAATATCTCATTAGTGAGCCTTCCTTTCGCGCTCTCTGCTATTATTCTTGAAGGGGCGCACCATCCACTGGATGTTATTCTACCACTCGGAGCCGCACTGCTTGGTGGTATCTTATGCAGTTTTGTAGCAGCTGGAGTTACACCGATCGTTGAAGCGATTGGAGGATATGTAACGGATATGCGTTTACTAGAGATGGCGACTCTTGATCATCCGCTCCTAAAAGAATTGAGTATTCAGGCTCCCGGAACATGGAATCATTCCATGGTAATGGGAATGATGGTTGAATCGGCTGCGGATGCAGTTGGAGCGAATCCAGTATTGGCGCGTGTGGGAGCTTACTTCCATGATATCGGCAAAATGAAAAAGCCACTGTATTTTGTAGAAAATCAAGTTGGCACTGAAAATCGACATGATAAACTTAGCTGTTCCATGTCTGCACTGATTATTCGCTCTCATGTCAAAGATGGTATAGAGCTGGCGAAAGCACACAATCTTCCTACCCCAATCGTGGACATGATTCCCCAGCACCACGGGACATCTCTGATCGAGTATTTCTATCAAAAAGCGAAAAAGGAACTACAGGAAAGTTCAGAAGAGGGTGGAGGAAGCGTTGATAAGAGCCTTTATTCCTATCCCGGGCCAAAACCGCAGACAAAAGAGGCTGGAATCCTCATGCTTGCTGATGGGATAGAGGCAGCAGCTCGTACGATTAAAGAACCAACCCCAGATCGCATCCAGGGGATGGTTCAGAAAATGATCAACAAGGTTTTTGCTAGTGGTCAACTGAATGAGTGTGATTTAACACTTAAGGATTTGCACCTCATAGCAAGAAACTTTGTCCGCATCTTAACAAGTATTTATCATCAACGTATTGCCTACGCAGAACCTGCTGAAAAAGGGGTAGCATCATCAACCAGCACTACTGAGACAAAAAGTTCAGAGACAAAAACGAGCGATGGTGAGGAAATCGAAAGCGAGAGCGCTCAGGAAATTATTTCTCAGTCGGGAAATAAAGAACTCAGCGATAACACGGTAAAAATCGAAAGCACTTCTCTCACCGATGCTCCGAGCTCAAGCTCTGTAACAGAGCAAACAACTTCTGAGACGAACAATCCTTCACCAGGAAAGGAAGAGGAAGAAGAAGCTCCGCGAAAAACAAAAGAAGAGGATCTGAAGCGGCTCGGTATTACATGA